In one window of Henckelia pumila isolate YLH828 chromosome 1, ASM3356847v2, whole genome shotgun sequence DNA:
- the LOC140875534 gene encoding uncharacterized protein isoform X3, translating to MHFAEGNVFHRRKPISGDLYVNNLDSADVFGGPPRTILFRQPTARSTFTNLFYEQIFGPHDVGRPVAEIVGRRLPEFKIPVRSDREHYDQRETRFDGFYHDAALEWEDQTTVRSRSCSPPVLSSEELILPRTAASGGGGANDVSTFSAKLRPTNRKKTTSLLAKEVDPREQNRPPFSSHQQIYSSDSEDDCFENPRNYTFGSSRTNATPETISLDPISNCSFGESEADSELNSPSSKYCPSSHSDQRHKANNQEEDEANSSIVIETSSDDRRDMCEPNDIDEAIAWAKQKFQTSKWDIPLGSNQENQTEETPSRSLLSEGSADGHGSQQNKSGTEEETKQLQILDEKIRVWSTGKEADIRLLLSTLHHILWPNSGWFAISLTNLIQRTQVKKAYQRARLCLHPDKLQQRDATLAQKYISQKAFSILQDAWTAFISLQVC from the exons ATGCATTTTGCCGAGGGCAACGTGTTTCACCGGAGAAAACCCATCTCCGGTGACTTGTACGTAAACAATTTGGACTCCGCCGATGTTTTCGGTGGGCCACCTAGAACGATTCTCTTCCGCCAGCCCACGGCCAGATCCACGTTCACTAATCTTTTCTATGAGCAGATCTTTGGGCCTCACGACGTGGGACGGCCGGTGGCGGAGATCGTCGGTCGGAGATTGCCCGAGTTCAAGATTCCAGTGAGAAGCGATAGGGAACATTATGATCAAAGAGAGACTCGGTTTGATGGTTTCTACCATGATGCTGCATTGGAATGGGAAGATCAGACAACAGTCCGGTCAAGATCGTGTTCCCCACCAGTACTGAGCTCGGAGGAACTGATTCTTCCCCGTACGGCAGCCTCCGGCGGCGGTGGCGCGAATGATGTTTCCACTTTTTCCGCAAAGCTCCG GCCAACGAATCGTAAGAAAACCACAAGTTTATTGGCGAAGGAAGTCGACCCAAGGGAACAAAATAGGCCACCATTTTCCAGCCATCAGCAAATTTACAGCTCTGATTCTGAAGATGATTGCTTCGAGAACCCAAGGAACTACACTTTCGGATCAAGTCGAACAAACGCAACTCCAGAGACTATTAGTCTTGATCCCATATCAAACTGCAGCTTTGGAGAGTCGGAAGCTGATTCTGAACTTAATTCTCCGTCATCCAAATACTGCCCTTCTTCTCATTCAGACCAAAGGCACAAGGCAAATAACCAGGAGGAAGATGAAGCCAACAGCTCCATTGTGATTGAGACAAGTTCTGATGATAGGAGAGATATGTGCGAACCAAACGACATTGATGAAGCAATTGCATGGGCTAAACAGAAGTTTCAAACTAGTAAATGGGACATACCACTGGGATCAAACCAAGAGAACCAAACCGAAG AAACGCCAAGTAGAAGTTTGCTTTCAGAAGGAAGTGCAGATGGCCATGGATCACAG CAGAATAAATCGGGCACAGAAGAAGAAACAAAGCAACTACAGATACTGGATGAAAAGATAAGGGTGTGGTCAACTGGTAAGGAAGCCGACATCCGGTTGCTGCTGTCTACGCTGCAtcat ATTCTATGGCCCAACAGTGGCTGGTTCGCGATATCTCTAACAAATCTAATCCAAAGAACACAAGTGAAGAAAGCTTATCAGAGAGCGCGTTTGTGCCTGCACCCTGATAAGCTACAGCAAAGGGACGCAACACTTGCTCAAAAATACATCTCCCAGAAGGCGTTTTCCATTCTCCAG GATGCTTGGACTGCATTTATCTCCCTACAAGTGTGCTAG
- the LOC140875534 gene encoding uncharacterized protein isoform X2, whose amino-acid sequence MHFAEGNVFHRRKPISGDLYVNNLDSADVFGGPPRTILFRQPTARSTFTNLFYEQIFGPHDVGRPVAEIVGRRLPEFKIPVRSDREHYDQRETRFDGFYHDAALEWEDQTTVRSRSCSPPVLSSEELILPRTAASGGGGANDVSTFSAKLRFFMEGSKSVAILMGSIFRPTNRKKTTSLLAKEVDPREQNRPPFSSHQQIYSSDSEDDCFENPRNYTFGSSRTNATPETISLDPISNCSFGESEADSELNSPSSKYCPSSHSDQRHKANNQEEDEANSSIVIETSSDDRRDMCEPNDIDEAIAWAKQKFQTSKWDIPLGSNQENQTEETPSRSLLSEGSADGHGSQNKSGTEEETKQLQILDEKIRVWSTGKEADIRLLLSTLHHILWPNSGWFAISLTNLIQRTQVKKAYQRARLCLHPDKLQQRDATLAQKYISQKAFSILQDAWTAFISLQVC is encoded by the exons ATGCATTTTGCCGAGGGCAACGTGTTTCACCGGAGAAAACCCATCTCCGGTGACTTGTACGTAAACAATTTGGACTCCGCCGATGTTTTCGGTGGGCCACCTAGAACGATTCTCTTCCGCCAGCCCACGGCCAGATCCACGTTCACTAATCTTTTCTATGAGCAGATCTTTGGGCCTCACGACGTGGGACGGCCGGTGGCGGAGATCGTCGGTCGGAGATTGCCCGAGTTCAAGATTCCAGTGAGAAGCGATAGGGAACATTATGATCAAAGAGAGACTCGGTTTGATGGTTTCTACCATGATGCTGCATTGGAATGGGAAGATCAGACAACAGTCCGGTCAAGATCGTGTTCCCCACCAGTACTGAGCTCGGAGGAACTGATTCTTCCCCGTACGGCAGCCTCCGGCGGCGGTGGCGCGAATGATGTTTCCACTTTTTCCGCAAAGCTCCG GTTTTTTATGGAGGGGTCTAAAAGTGTGGCAATATTAATGGGCTCCATTTTCAGGCCAACGAATCGTAAGAAAACCACAAGTTTATTGGCGAAGGAAGTCGACCCAAGGGAACAAAATAGGCCACCATTTTCCAGCCATCAGCAAATTTACAGCTCTGATTCTGAAGATGATTGCTTCGAGAACCCAAGGAACTACACTTTCGGATCAAGTCGAACAAACGCAACTCCAGAGACTATTAGTCTTGATCCCATATCAAACTGCAGCTTTGGAGAGTCGGAAGCTGATTCTGAACTTAATTCTCCGTCATCCAAATACTGCCCTTCTTCTCATTCAGACCAAAGGCACAAGGCAAATAACCAGGAGGAAGATGAAGCCAACAGCTCCATTGTGATTGAGACAAGTTCTGATGATAGGAGAGATATGTGCGAACCAAACGACATTGATGAAGCAATTGCATGGGCTAAACAGAAGTTTCAAACTAGTAAATGGGACATACCACTGGGATCAAACCAAGAGAACCAAACCGAAG AAACGCCAAGTAGAAGTTTGCTTTCAGAAGGAAGTGCAGATGGCCATGGATCACAG AATAAATCGGGCACAGAAGAAGAAACAAAGCAACTACAGATACTGGATGAAAAGATAAGGGTGTGGTCAACTGGTAAGGAAGCCGACATCCGGTTGCTGCTGTCTACGCTGCAtcat ATTCTATGGCCCAACAGTGGCTGGTTCGCGATATCTCTAACAAATCTAATCCAAAGAACACAAGTGAAGAAAGCTTATCAGAGAGCGCGTTTGTGCCTGCACCCTGATAAGCTACAGCAAAGGGACGCAACACTTGCTCAAAAATACATCTCCCAGAAGGCGTTTTCCATTCTCCAG GATGCTTGGACTGCATTTATCTCCCTACAAGTGTGCTAG
- the LOC140875534 gene encoding uncharacterized protein isoform X1, with translation MHFAEGNVFHRRKPISGDLYVNNLDSADVFGGPPRTILFRQPTARSTFTNLFYEQIFGPHDVGRPVAEIVGRRLPEFKIPVRSDREHYDQRETRFDGFYHDAALEWEDQTTVRSRSCSPPVLSSEELILPRTAASGGGGANDVSTFSAKLRFFMEGSKSVAILMGSIFRPTNRKKTTSLLAKEVDPREQNRPPFSSHQQIYSSDSEDDCFENPRNYTFGSSRTNATPETISLDPISNCSFGESEADSELNSPSSKYCPSSHSDQRHKANNQEEDEANSSIVIETSSDDRRDMCEPNDIDEAIAWAKQKFQTSKWDIPLGSNQENQTEETPSRSLLSEGSADGHGSQQNKSGTEEETKQLQILDEKIRVWSTGKEADIRLLLSTLHHILWPNSGWFAISLTNLIQRTQVKKAYQRARLCLHPDKLQQRDATLAQKYISQKAFSILQDAWTAFISLQVC, from the exons ATGCATTTTGCCGAGGGCAACGTGTTTCACCGGAGAAAACCCATCTCCGGTGACTTGTACGTAAACAATTTGGACTCCGCCGATGTTTTCGGTGGGCCACCTAGAACGATTCTCTTCCGCCAGCCCACGGCCAGATCCACGTTCACTAATCTTTTCTATGAGCAGATCTTTGGGCCTCACGACGTGGGACGGCCGGTGGCGGAGATCGTCGGTCGGAGATTGCCCGAGTTCAAGATTCCAGTGAGAAGCGATAGGGAACATTATGATCAAAGAGAGACTCGGTTTGATGGTTTCTACCATGATGCTGCATTGGAATGGGAAGATCAGACAACAGTCCGGTCAAGATCGTGTTCCCCACCAGTACTGAGCTCGGAGGAACTGATTCTTCCCCGTACGGCAGCCTCCGGCGGCGGTGGCGCGAATGATGTTTCCACTTTTTCCGCAAAGCTCCG GTTTTTTATGGAGGGGTCTAAAAGTGTGGCAATATTAATGGGCTCCATTTTCAGGCCAACGAATCGTAAGAAAACCACAAGTTTATTGGCGAAGGAAGTCGACCCAAGGGAACAAAATAGGCCACCATTTTCCAGCCATCAGCAAATTTACAGCTCTGATTCTGAAGATGATTGCTTCGAGAACCCAAGGAACTACACTTTCGGATCAAGTCGAACAAACGCAACTCCAGAGACTATTAGTCTTGATCCCATATCAAACTGCAGCTTTGGAGAGTCGGAAGCTGATTCTGAACTTAATTCTCCGTCATCCAAATACTGCCCTTCTTCTCATTCAGACCAAAGGCACAAGGCAAATAACCAGGAGGAAGATGAAGCCAACAGCTCCATTGTGATTGAGACAAGTTCTGATGATAGGAGAGATATGTGCGAACCAAACGACATTGATGAAGCAATTGCATGGGCTAAACAGAAGTTTCAAACTAGTAAATGGGACATACCACTGGGATCAAACCAAGAGAACCAAACCGAAG AAACGCCAAGTAGAAGTTTGCTTTCAGAAGGAAGTGCAGATGGCCATGGATCACAG CAGAATAAATCGGGCACAGAAGAAGAAACAAAGCAACTACAGATACTGGATGAAAAGATAAGGGTGTGGTCAACTGGTAAGGAAGCCGACATCCGGTTGCTGCTGTCTACGCTGCAtcat ATTCTATGGCCCAACAGTGGCTGGTTCGCGATATCTCTAACAAATCTAATCCAAAGAACACAAGTGAAGAAAGCTTATCAGAGAGCGCGTTTGTGCCTGCACCCTGATAAGCTACAGCAAAGGGACGCAACACTTGCTCAAAAATACATCTCCCAGAAGGCGTTTTCCATTCTCCAG GATGCTTGGACTGCATTTATCTCCCTACAAGTGTGCTAG
- the LOC140890038 gene encoding solanesyl diphosphate synthase 3, chloroplastic/mitochondrial isoform X1 has protein sequence MLFVRGLTRFTRTGCNRYRGVYSSLLGNGQRQLLQPCTQFRSPDHYSPEVLGCRVIYSWVSSAISSIGQQSQRQGTYVVEEQLDPFSLVADELSILANSLRSMVVAKVPKLASAAEYFFKMGVEGKRFRPAVLLLMATALNAPLPRPAPDAAGDPLSKELRSRQRCIAEITEMIHVASLLHDDVLDDADTRRGIGSLNFVMGNKLAVLAGDFLLSRACVTLASLKNTEVVSLLAMVVEHLVTGETMQMTTSSDQRCSMEYYMQKTYYKTASLISNSCKAIALLAGQTAEVSMLAYEYGKNLGLAFQLIDDVLDFTGTSSSLGKGSLSDISHGIITAPILFAMEEFPELRTIVDQGFDNSANVDRALEYLGKSQGIERTRELAAKHANLASAAIDSLPENDDKDVQKSRRALVELTHRVITRTK, from the exons ATGTTATTTGTGAGGGGGCTGACCCGGTTTACGAGGACGGGTTGCAACAGGTATCGAGGGGTATACTCTTCGTTACTTGGTAATGGCCAGCGTCAATTGCTTCAACCCTGCACCCAGTTTCGCTCTCCTGATCATTATTCCCCGGAG GTCTTGGGTTGCAGAGTTATTTATTCTTGGGTTTCAAGTGCCATAAGTAGTATTGGGCAACAATCTCAACGTCAGGGAACATATGTTGTCGAG GAGCAATTAGATCCATTTTCTCTTGTTGCTGATGAATTGTCCATTCTGGCAAATAGCTTGAGGTCCATGGTAGTTGCAAAG GTCCCCAagcttgcctctgctgctgaatatttttttaaaatgggagTCGAAGGAAAAAGATTTCGACCTGCG GTTCTGTTGTTGATGGCCACAGCTTTAAATGCTCCATTGCCAAGACCAGCTCCTGATGCTGCTGGTGATCCTTTATCCAAGGAATTGCGTTCAAGACAACGATGCATTGCTGAGATCACAGAGATGATCCAT GTTGCCAGCCTCCTCCATGATGACGTGTTGGATGATGCTGACACAAGGCGTGGGATCGGTTCATTGAATTTTGTAATGGGTAATAAG CTAGCTGTACTGGCTGGAGATTTCCTGCTTTCTAGAGCTTGTGTGACACTTGCTTCGTTAAAAAACACCGAG GTCGTATCACTCTTGGCTATGGTTGTTGAGCATCTTGTTACTGGTGAGACGATGCAAATGACGACTAGCTCTGATCAGCGATGCAG CATGGAATATTATATGCAGAAAACTTACTATAAAACTGCCTCATTGATCTCAAATAGCTGCAAGGCCATCGCCCTTCTTGCTGGCCAGACAGCAGAAGTTTCAATGTTGGCATACGAGTATGGAAAAAATCTG GGGCTGGCGTTTCAATTAATAGATGATGTTCTTGATTTCACTGGCACATCAAGTTCCCTAGGGAAAGGCTCTTTGTCTGACATTAGTCAT GGTATTATTACTGCTCCAATATTGTTCGCTATGGAGGAGTTTCCCGAGCTTCGGACCATTGTGGATCAGGGATTCGACAATTCTGCAAATGTGGACCGT GCTCTAGAGTACCTTGGAAAGAGTCAGGGCATTGAGAGGACTAGAGAGCTAGCAGCAAAGCATGCTAACCTTGCCTCTGCTGCAATTGATTCCCTTCCTGAGAATGATGATAAGGATGTTCAGAAATCAAGGCGCGCACTTGTAGAATTGACACACCGAGTCATCACGCGAACAAAATGA
- the LOC140890038 gene encoding solanesyl diphosphate synthase 3, chloroplastic/mitochondrial isoform X3, with the protein MVVAKVPKLASAAEYFFKMGVEGKRFRPAVLLLMATALNAPLPRPAPDAAGDPLSKELRSRQRCIAEITEMIHVASLLHDDVLDDADTRRGIGSLNFVMGNKLAVLAGDFLLSRACVTLASLKNTEVVSLLAMVVEHLVTGETMQMTTSSDQRCSMEYYMQKTYYKTASLISNSCKAIALLAGQTAEVSMLAYEYGKNLGLAFQLIDDVLDFTGTSSSLGKGSLSDISHGIITAPILFAMEEFPELRTIVDQGFDNSANVDRALEYLGKSQGIERTRELAAKHANLASAAIDSLPENDDKDVQKSRRALVELTHRVITRTK; encoded by the exons ATGGTAGTTGCAAAG GTCCCCAagcttgcctctgctgctgaatatttttttaaaatgggagTCGAAGGAAAAAGATTTCGACCTGCG GTTCTGTTGTTGATGGCCACAGCTTTAAATGCTCCATTGCCAAGACCAGCTCCTGATGCTGCTGGTGATCCTTTATCCAAGGAATTGCGTTCAAGACAACGATGCATTGCTGAGATCACAGAGATGATCCAT GTTGCCAGCCTCCTCCATGATGACGTGTTGGATGATGCTGACACAAGGCGTGGGATCGGTTCATTGAATTTTGTAATGGGTAATAAG CTAGCTGTACTGGCTGGAGATTTCCTGCTTTCTAGAGCTTGTGTGACACTTGCTTCGTTAAAAAACACCGAG GTCGTATCACTCTTGGCTATGGTTGTTGAGCATCTTGTTACTGGTGAGACGATGCAAATGACGACTAGCTCTGATCAGCGATGCAG CATGGAATATTATATGCAGAAAACTTACTATAAAACTGCCTCATTGATCTCAAATAGCTGCAAGGCCATCGCCCTTCTTGCTGGCCAGACAGCAGAAGTTTCAATGTTGGCATACGAGTATGGAAAAAATCTG GGGCTGGCGTTTCAATTAATAGATGATGTTCTTGATTTCACTGGCACATCAAGTTCCCTAGGGAAAGGCTCTTTGTCTGACATTAGTCAT GGTATTATTACTGCTCCAATATTGTTCGCTATGGAGGAGTTTCCCGAGCTTCGGACCATTGTGGATCAGGGATTCGACAATTCTGCAAATGTGGACCGT GCTCTAGAGTACCTTGGAAAGAGTCAGGGCATTGAGAGGACTAGAGAGCTAGCAGCAAAGCATGCTAACCTTGCCTCTGCTGCAATTGATTCCCTTCCTGAGAATGATGATAAGGATGTTCAGAAATCAAGGCGCGCACTTGTAGAATTGACACACCGAGTCATCACGCGAACAAAATGA
- the LOC140890038 gene encoding solanesyl diphosphate synthase 3, chloroplastic/mitochondrial isoform X2: MASVNCFNPAPSFALLIIIPRRVIYSWVSSAISSIGQQSQRQGTYVVEEQLDPFSLVADELSILANSLRSMVVAKVPKLASAAEYFFKMGVEGKRFRPAVLLLMATALNAPLPRPAPDAAGDPLSKELRSRQRCIAEITEMIHVASLLHDDVLDDADTRRGIGSLNFVMGNKLAVLAGDFLLSRACVTLASLKNTEVVSLLAMVVEHLVTGETMQMTTSSDQRCSMEYYMQKTYYKTASLISNSCKAIALLAGQTAEVSMLAYEYGKNLGLAFQLIDDVLDFTGTSSSLGKGSLSDISHGIITAPILFAMEEFPELRTIVDQGFDNSANVDRALEYLGKSQGIERTRELAAKHANLASAAIDSLPENDDKDVQKSRRALVELTHRVITRTK; this comes from the exons ATGGCCAGCGTCAATTGCTTCAACCCTGCACCCAGTTTCGCTCTCCTGATCATTATTCCCCGGAG AGTTATTTATTCTTGGGTTTCAAGTGCCATAAGTAGTATTGGGCAACAATCTCAACGTCAGGGAACATATGTTGTCGAG GAGCAATTAGATCCATTTTCTCTTGTTGCTGATGAATTGTCCATTCTGGCAAATAGCTTGAGGTCCATGGTAGTTGCAAAG GTCCCCAagcttgcctctgctgctgaatatttttttaaaatgggagTCGAAGGAAAAAGATTTCGACCTGCG GTTCTGTTGTTGATGGCCACAGCTTTAAATGCTCCATTGCCAAGACCAGCTCCTGATGCTGCTGGTGATCCTTTATCCAAGGAATTGCGTTCAAGACAACGATGCATTGCTGAGATCACAGAGATGATCCAT GTTGCCAGCCTCCTCCATGATGACGTGTTGGATGATGCTGACACAAGGCGTGGGATCGGTTCATTGAATTTTGTAATGGGTAATAAG CTAGCTGTACTGGCTGGAGATTTCCTGCTTTCTAGAGCTTGTGTGACACTTGCTTCGTTAAAAAACACCGAG GTCGTATCACTCTTGGCTATGGTTGTTGAGCATCTTGTTACTGGTGAGACGATGCAAATGACGACTAGCTCTGATCAGCGATGCAG CATGGAATATTATATGCAGAAAACTTACTATAAAACTGCCTCATTGATCTCAAATAGCTGCAAGGCCATCGCCCTTCTTGCTGGCCAGACAGCAGAAGTTTCAATGTTGGCATACGAGTATGGAAAAAATCTG GGGCTGGCGTTTCAATTAATAGATGATGTTCTTGATTTCACTGGCACATCAAGTTCCCTAGGGAAAGGCTCTTTGTCTGACATTAGTCAT GGTATTATTACTGCTCCAATATTGTTCGCTATGGAGGAGTTTCCCGAGCTTCGGACCATTGTGGATCAGGGATTCGACAATTCTGCAAATGTGGACCGT GCTCTAGAGTACCTTGGAAAGAGTCAGGGCATTGAGAGGACTAGAGAGCTAGCAGCAAAGCATGCTAACCTTGCCTCTGCTGCAATTGATTCCCTTCCTGAGAATGATGATAAGGATGTTCAGAAATCAAGGCGCGCACTTGTAGAATTGACACACCGAGTCATCACGCGAACAAAATGA
- the LOC140874635 gene encoding uncharacterized protein isoform X1, translating to MSLVAGSYERFIWGYSLKKSPKHSSPLTLTPLFSFPSHLSTIKSVAVSGSAAVSGGNDDTIKIYDLSTSSEIGSLHHSSSISSLSFYTPPSLSFPRNLISADADGCVSIYDADPFVYLKSVKVHKKGVNSLSIHPSGKLALTVGHDDCLAMVNLVRGRRSFYCRLNKESSIVHFDGTGEKFFMVVDEKVTLHEAEDAKLVTELDNGKKVLCAAPGANGILFTGGEDRSIKAWDTISGKVAYSIGDAHTARVKGIVVLSKSCDDSGENDPVMVASASSDGIIRIWDVRMINEGKSTPVAEANTKSRLTCLAGSSIKYFEGLRSTE from the exons ATGAGTTTGGTGGCGGGATCATACGAGCGCTTCATATGGGGCTACAGCCTCAAGAAATCGCCCAAACACTCCTCCCCGTTAACCCTAACCCCGCTCTTCTCCTTCCCCTCCCACCTCTCCACCATCAAATCCGTCGCCGTTTCGGGCTCCGCCGCCGTCTCTGGCGGCAACGATGATACCATCAAAATCTACGACCTCTCTACCTCCTCCGAGATTGGTTCCCTTCACCACTCCTCCTCCATCTCCTCCCTTTCCTTCTACACTCCTCCTTCCCTCTCGTTCCCCAGGAATCTCATCTCCGCAGATGCCGATGGCTGTGTCTCAATCTACGACGCCGATCCTTTTGTCTACCTCAAATCCGTCAAAGTTCACAAGAAGGGTGTCAATTCTCTTTCCATCCACCCCTCTGGGAAGTTGGCGTTGACTGTAGGCCACGACGATTGCTTGGCCATGGTTAATTTGGTTCGAGGGAGGCGGAGCTTTTACTGCAGGCTGAACAAAGAGTCCTCCATCGTACATTTTGATGGAACTGGAGAGAAATTCTTCATGGTGGTCGATGAGAAAGTCACGCTTCACGAAGCTGAGGATGCAAAATTAGTTACTGAGTTGGATAATGGAAAGAAAGTCCTCTGTGCTGCTCCTGGTGCC aATGGGATTTTGTTTACGGGAGGAGAAGATAGGAGTATAAAGGCATGGGATACCATCAGTGGGAAAGTGGCTTACAGCATCGGGGATGCCCACACGGCTCGTGTGAAAGGCATTGTTGTGTTGTCAAAGAGTTGTGATGATTCTGGAGAGAATGATCCGGTTATGGTGGCATCTGCATCATCTGATGGAATTATACGAATATGGGATGTGCGGATGATTAATGAAGGGAAGTCAACTCCTGTAGCTGAGGCCAATACCAAGTCCAGACTCACTTGCCTTGCTGGATCGTCTATCAAAT ACTTTGAGGGCTTGAGGTCAACTGAGTAG
- the LOC140874635 gene encoding uncharacterized protein isoform X4, whose amino-acid sequence MSLVAGSYERFIWGYSLKKSPKHSSPLTLTPLFSFPSHLSTIKSVAVSGSAAVSGGNDDTIKIYDLSTSSEIGSLHHSSSISSLSFYTPPSLSFPRNLISADADGCVSIYDADPFVYLKSVKVHKKGVNSLSIHPSGKLALTVGHDDCLAMVNLVRGRRSFYCRLNKESSIVHFDGTGEKFFMVVDEKVTLHEAEDAKLVTELDNGKKVLCAAPGANGILFTGGEDRSIKAWDTISGKVAYSIGDAHTARVKGIVVLSKSCDDSGENDPVMVASASSDGIIRIWDVRMINEGKSTPVAEANTKSRLTCLAGSSIK is encoded by the exons ATGAGTTTGGTGGCGGGATCATACGAGCGCTTCATATGGGGCTACAGCCTCAAGAAATCGCCCAAACACTCCTCCCCGTTAACCCTAACCCCGCTCTTCTCCTTCCCCTCCCACCTCTCCACCATCAAATCCGTCGCCGTTTCGGGCTCCGCCGCCGTCTCTGGCGGCAACGATGATACCATCAAAATCTACGACCTCTCTACCTCCTCCGAGATTGGTTCCCTTCACCACTCCTCCTCCATCTCCTCCCTTTCCTTCTACACTCCTCCTTCCCTCTCGTTCCCCAGGAATCTCATCTCCGCAGATGCCGATGGCTGTGTCTCAATCTACGACGCCGATCCTTTTGTCTACCTCAAATCCGTCAAAGTTCACAAGAAGGGTGTCAATTCTCTTTCCATCCACCCCTCTGGGAAGTTGGCGTTGACTGTAGGCCACGACGATTGCTTGGCCATGGTTAATTTGGTTCGAGGGAGGCGGAGCTTTTACTGCAGGCTGAACAAAGAGTCCTCCATCGTACATTTTGATGGAACTGGAGAGAAATTCTTCATGGTGGTCGATGAGAAAGTCACGCTTCACGAAGCTGAGGATGCAAAATTAGTTACTGAGTTGGATAATGGAAAGAAAGTCCTCTGTGCTGCTCCTGGTGCC aATGGGATTTTGTTTACGGGAGGAGAAGATAGGAGTATAAAGGCATGGGATACCATCAGTGGGAAAGTGGCTTACAGCATCGGGGATGCCCACACGGCTCGTGTGAAAGGCATTGTTGTGTTGTCAAAGAGTTGTGATGATTCTGGAGAGAATGATCCGGTTATGGTGGCATCTGCATCATCTGATGGAATTATACGAATATGGGATGTGCGGATGATTAATGAAGGGAAGTCAACTCCTGTAGCTGAGGCCAATACCAAGTCCAGACTCACTTGCCTTGCTGGATCGTCTATCAAAT AA
- the LOC140874635 gene encoding uncharacterized protein isoform X2, with product MSLVAGSYERFIWGYSLKKSPKHSSPLTLTPLFSFPSHLSTIKSVAVSGSAAVSGGNDDTIKIYDLSTSSEIGSLHHSSSISSLSFYTPPSLSFPRNLISADADGCVSIYDADPFVYLKSVKVHKKGVNSLSIHPSGKLALTVGHDDCLAMVNLVRGRRSFYCRLNKESSIVHFDGTGEKFFMVVDEKVTLHEAEDAKLVTELDNGKKVLCAAPGANGILFTGGEDRSIKAWDTISGKVAYSIGDAHTARVKGIVVLSKSCDDSGENDPVMVASASSDGIIRIWDVRMINEGKSTPVAEANTKSRLTCLAGSSIKSFR from the exons ATGAGTTTGGTGGCGGGATCATACGAGCGCTTCATATGGGGCTACAGCCTCAAGAAATCGCCCAAACACTCCTCCCCGTTAACCCTAACCCCGCTCTTCTCCTTCCCCTCCCACCTCTCCACCATCAAATCCGTCGCCGTTTCGGGCTCCGCCGCCGTCTCTGGCGGCAACGATGATACCATCAAAATCTACGACCTCTCTACCTCCTCCGAGATTGGTTCCCTTCACCACTCCTCCTCCATCTCCTCCCTTTCCTTCTACACTCCTCCTTCCCTCTCGTTCCCCAGGAATCTCATCTCCGCAGATGCCGATGGCTGTGTCTCAATCTACGACGCCGATCCTTTTGTCTACCTCAAATCCGTCAAAGTTCACAAGAAGGGTGTCAATTCTCTTTCCATCCACCCCTCTGGGAAGTTGGCGTTGACTGTAGGCCACGACGATTGCTTGGCCATGGTTAATTTGGTTCGAGGGAGGCGGAGCTTTTACTGCAGGCTGAACAAAGAGTCCTCCATCGTACATTTTGATGGAACTGGAGAGAAATTCTTCATGGTGGTCGATGAGAAAGTCACGCTTCACGAAGCTGAGGATGCAAAATTAGTTACTGAGTTGGATAATGGAAAGAAAGTCCTCTGTGCTGCTCCTGGTGCC aATGGGATTTTGTTTACGGGAGGAGAAGATAGGAGTATAAAGGCATGGGATACCATCAGTGGGAAAGTGGCTTACAGCATCGGGGATGCCCACACGGCTCGTGTGAAAGGCATTGTTGTGTTGTCAAAGAGTTGTGATGATTCTGGAGAGAATGATCCGGTTATGGTGGCATCTGCATCATCTGATGGAATTATACGAATATGGGATGTGCGGATGATTAATGAAGGGAAGTCAACTCCTGTAGCTGAGGCCAATACCAAGTCCAGACTCACTTGCCTTGCTGGATCGTCTATCAAAT CCTTCAGATAA